In the genome of Neodiprion pinetum isolate iyNeoPine1 chromosome 2, iyNeoPine1.2, whole genome shotgun sequence, one region contains:
- the Kpc2 gene encoding ubiquitin-associated domain-containing protein 1 yields MFPWMRGQILEAWSSRRSSREAGRRSSALSSADPGNPSRNSGVTMFVSPQSIPESFSVNIISLEGHVFGINIKPDFTIEKIKAVATKHFYGQDTSKPSSCFRLVHATKLKSLSDEKKAEEEGIEKFDELLMVEIHPVIIKENLTEEILKGPSEEVIARITAGLPIKNPSRPAPSADCPADFQNEIRKILITLVQTSAKILNHSPEAAKIYEVIRERWETRCKPPNDPKSVKYLMDMGFSEKKVLKALRLRKMNTSEALEWLIEHGDDPDEEDFELPSLDASLDVDTGGPSSSGTSGRRRSLKEACVDLFKGGSQSSKREPNLINVVALLLESFRQFKKLDFKPNTRVISSLQEMGFEEKKIIEALKVTGNNQPNACEWLLGERRPSLEDLDEGLDPDGPIYKAIMSNPHIQLSLTSPKMLLAYLSMLESPMSANIWINDPEASPVLSQIFKTYHAEKHAIHMNRFVES; encoded by the exons ATGTTTCCATGGATGCGTGGACAAATACTGGAAGCCTGGAGTAGCAGACGGAGCTCTCGAGAAGCCGGGAGGCGCTCCTCGGCTCTCTCTTCTGCGGACCCAGGAAATCCCTCTAGAAATTCAGGTGTTACAATGTTTGTGTCACCACAGTCAATCCCTGAGAGTTTCTCAGTTAACATTATCAG tttGGAGGGCCATGTGTTTGGCATCAACATCAAGCCAGACTTTActatagaaaaaattaaagcaGTCGCAACTAAACACTTTTATGGACAAGACACATCAAAGCCTTCATCATGCTTTAGATTAGTTCATGCAACAAAACTAAAATCGTtatctgatgaaaaaaaagcagagGAAGAGGGCATTGAAAAGTTTG atgaGTTGCTGATGGTTGAGATCCATCCAgttataataaaagaaaatctaacAGAAGAGATTCTAAAAGGACCCAGTGAGGAGGTGATAGCTCGAATCACGGCAGGACTTCCAATTAAAAACCCATCACGACCTGCGCCCAGTGCCGATTGCCCAGctgat TTTCAGAATGAAATAAGAAAGATTCTCATCACACTAGTCCAAACTTCTGCAAAGATTTTAAATCATAGTCCTGAAGCAGCTAAAATTTATGAAGTAATTAGGGAAAGATGGGAGACCAGATGCAAACCGCCAAATGATCCCAAGTCTGTTAAATATCTCATGGATATGGGCTTCTCGGAGAAGAAAGTATTGAAAGCTCTACGACTCAGGAA GATGAATACTTCTGAAGCACTTGAGTGGCTCATAGAGCATGGAGATGATCCAGATGAAGAAGATTTTGAGCTACCATCGTTAGACGCGAGCCTAGATGTGGATACAGGAGGACCTAGTTCCTCAGGAACTTCGGGCAGAAGGAGAAGTCTCAAGGAAGCATGTGTCGATTTATTCAAAGGAG GTAGTCAGAGTTCCAAGAGAGAGCCAAACTTGATTAACGTCGTCGCTCTGCTGTTAGAGTCTTTTCGTCAGTTCAAAAAACTCGATTTCAAACCAAACACGAGGGTGATATCCTCACTTCAAGAGATGGGGTTTGAGGAGAAGAAAATCATAGAAGCACTGAAAGTCACTGGAAATAATCAACCAAATGCA tgCGAATGGCTCTTAGGTGAGAGACGCCCTAGCTTAGAAGATTTGGACGAAGGCCTGGACCCTGACGGGCCAATTTATAAAGCAATTATGTCAAACCCTCACATACAGCTCAGTCTCACCAGTCCAAAAATGTTACTAG CATACTTATCGATGCTAGAGAGTCCAATGTCAGCGAATATCTGGATAAATGACCCAGAAGCTTCACCAGTGTTGagccaaattttcaaaacctaCCATGCGGAAAAACATGCTATTCACATGAATCGTTTTGTTGAGAGCTAA
- the Rab10 gene encoding ras-related protein Rab-10, which produces MAKKTYDLLFKLLLIGDSGVGKTCILFRFSDDAFTTTFLSTIGIDFKIKTVELRGKKIKLQIWDTAGQERFHTITTSYYRGAMGIMLIYDITNGKSFENIVKWLRYIDEHANEDVEKMILGNKCDMHEKRVVSTERGEAIGREHGIKFMETSAKSNVNIERAFIELAEAILEKTAGSEPQEAPDRLTVDRRVEKSSNRCC; this is translated from the exons ATGGCCAAGAAAACGTACGACCTTTTATTTAAATTGCTATTGATTGGCGATTCTGGTGTTGGAAAAACGTGtattttattcagattttCGGACGATGCTTTCACGACAACATTTCTCTCTACGATAG GTATTGATTTCAAGATAAAAACAGTGGAATTGAGAGGGAAGAAGATCAAACTACAAATATG GGACACAGCTGGTCAGGAAAGATTCCACACTATAACAACTTCATACTACAGAGGTGCTATGGGAATCATGCTCATATATGATATTACCAATGGCAAGAGCTTCGAAAACATTGTCAAATGGCTGAGATACATTGATGAA caCGCTAATGAGGATGTTGAGAAGATGATATTGGGCAACAAGTGTGACATGCATGAAAAGCGCGTTGTTAGTACGGAAAGAGGCGAGGCA ATTGGTAGAGAGCatggaataaaattcatgGAAACATCAGCCAAGTCAAACGTAAACATCGAGCGGGCATTTATCGAGCTCGCAGAGGCTATTTTAGAAAAAACAGCGGGTAGTGAACCTCAGGAAGCACCGGATCGTTTAACGGTCGATCGtagagttgaaaaaagttcaaatCGCTGTTGCTAA
- the LOC124212563 gene encoding transmembrane protein 170A, whose amino-acid sequence MLHKVISATAMSNEPTPLTATSNNDENALYNPLSSFLQMWYQIFLWALFSSIFVHTIAAAICFATLRKHKYGKFFPLLIIIMGVLLPLTSGILSSAAVAFVYRASGYQMLPLYALLWGIGQTVMAACVGFTRILATL is encoded by the exons ATGCTGCACAAAGTGATTTCAGCTACAGCAATGTCCAATGAGCCAACACCTCTTACTGCAACAtcaaataatgatgaaaatgcaCTTTACAATCCACTCAGTTCATTTCTTC AGATGTGGTATCAGATATTTCTCTGGGCATTATTTTCGTCCATATTCGTCCATACCATTGCAGCAGCAATTTGTTTTGCCACATTACGAAAACATAAATATGGAAA GTTCTTCCCActgctaataataataatggggGTATTGCTGCCGTTAACATCAGGAATTCTGAGTTCCGCAGCAGTAGCATTTGTCTACCGTGCATCAGGCTATCAGATGCTGCCTTTATATGCTTTACTGTGGGGTATCGGACAAACTGTAATGGCTGCTTGTGTTGGATTCACAAGGATATTAGCTACTTTATAA
- the LOC124211665 gene encoding uncharacterized protein isoform X2 has translation MAFKRDHRKQVPWFSLTEWHDVYEQIYSNDTVEQIKGYKRLLVWKARLPKLPVGVECTLAIMQVCLRDREITPKIDKGDLPAYYENDLCLMYSTTIMRFLNHITNIGETKQSSLFQIAKQLNIPRWIVNIRHDAAHGHELPSLDVLRIATNILLEWLHEEYWATELKAMEDNITKQAEEENEPEEAQTLTDLIELWIAVGLYIHAGYTSIKDIPDAQLRETLSNLRAYALNLPNNENTEYTDIDVNTETRNDTDPCDDEKHELVAEQSNLLCQISKYLSKNKFPPDKDEIILNVLLGGEAFLPSEEFLEIFGRRKKSSSDTENCNCLPSRFINFWQEFITMLHEKEILQKLILRLLELINDETENEQKHLIASLWMKYIVSSLCKIKLAHKIKHRLEHVGENKRRRTSSTILSLKVRDEVDRNFPELRDILWLNVLAGQNIEDQTELVGNENVKTINDFTALFEDHINENIRSDERLEQFNFEDNIKIADLTTRNSNWILEKEKSVDWGSCPIGILPWQLDSMDTVDTSSVVNIISDTGSKDVDIVPGIINSKSLMMRSKINWNSVLGKKKRPKWKKNLGNIDNMVDMAIQIVKKNC, from the exons ATGGCGTTCAAGCGGGATCATCGGAAGCAAGTGCCATGGTTTTCGCT CACCGAGTGGCACGACGTGTACGAACAAATTTATTCCAACGATACGGTTGAGCAGATTAAAGGCTACAAGAGGCTACTGGTATGGAAAGCGAGGCTTCCGAAATTGCCAGTTGGCGTCGAATGCACGCTGGCTATTATGCAAGTCTGCCTCAGAGACAGGGAAATCACCCCAAAGATTGACAAAGGAGATTTACCGGCTTATTATGAGAATGATCTCTGCCTGATGTACTCAACAACGATCATGAGGTTCCTTAATCACATAACCAACATCGGCGAAACTAAGCAATCTTCCCTTTTTCAAATAGCTAAACAGCTTAATATTCCACGATGGATTGTCAACATACGACACGATGCTGCACACGGCCATGAATTACCATCACTCGATGTATTGCGTATAGCTACAAATATACTACTCGAATGGCTACAT GAAGAATATTGGGCAACAGAATTGAAAGCTATGGAAGATAACATTACTAAACAAGCGGAAGAAGAGAATGAGCCAGAAGAAGCACAGACGTTAACGGATTTAATTGAATTGTGGATCGCAGTTGGTTTATATATCCATGCTGGTTACACCTCGATAAAAGACATACCTGATGCACAGTTAAG AGAAACGTTGAGTAATTTACGAGCATATGCTTTGAACTTGCCAAACAACGAAAATACAGAATACACCGATATTGACGTCAATACAGAAACTCGAAATGACACTGATCCCTGTGATGATGAGAAACACGAACTGGTAGCAGAACAAAGCAATCTTTTGTGTCAAATATCTAAATATTTGAgcaaaaacaaatttccacCAGATAAAGACGAAATTATATTGAATGTTCTACTTGGAGGGGAAGCATTCCTTCCAAGCGAAGAATTTCTTGAGATATTTGGGAGGAGAAAGAAATCAAGTTCAGATACTGAAAACTGTAACTGTCTTCCATCacgtttcatcaatttttggCAAGAGTTTATAACAATGTTACATGAGAaggaaattttacaaaaactaATACTGCGGCTATTGGAACTGATAAATGATGAGACAGAGAATGAGCAAAAGCATCTTATTGCATCTTTGTGGATGAAATATATAGTGTCTAGTCTgtgcaaaataaaattagcTCACAAAATCAAACATAGGTTGGAACATGTCGGAGAAAACAAAAGGAGGAGAACTTCGTCAACCATATTGTCTCTCAAAGTTCGAGACGAAGTTGATAGAAACTTTCCCGAACTTAGAGATATTTTATGGCTAAATGTCTTAG CAGGGCAAAATATTGAAGACCAGACTGAATTAGTTGGTAACGAAAATGTCAAAACCATCAATGATTTTACTGCATTGTTTGAAGATCAtatcaatgaaaatatcagAAGTGATGAGCGATTGGAACAGTTCAATTTCGAagataatattaaaatagCAGATCTAACAACCAGAAATTCAAACTGGATACTTGAAAAAG aAAAAAGTGTTGATTGGGGAAGTTGTCCAATTGGAATACTACCGTGGCAGTTGGATTCGATGGACACAGTGGATACAAGTTCGGTGGTCAATATAATAAGTGACACAGGTTCCAAAGATGTTGATATTGTACCAGGAATTATCAATAGTAAAAGTTTAATGAtgagaagtaaaataaattggaACAGCGTTttgggaaaaaagaagagaccaaagtggaaaaaaaatctcggaAACATTGATAACATGGTCGATATGGCAATTcaaattgtgaagaaaaactGTTGA
- the LOC124211665 gene encoding uncharacterized protein isoform X1 codes for MAFKRDHRKQVPWFSLTEWHDVYEQIYSNDTVEQIKGYKRLLVWKARLPKLPVGVECTLAIMQVCLRDREITPKIDKGDLPAYYENDLCLMYSTTIMRFLNHITNIGETKQSSLFQIAKQLNIPRWIVNIRHDAAHGHELPSLDVLRIATNILLEWLHEEYWATELKAMEDNITKQAEEENEPEEAQTLTDLIELWIAVGLYIHAGYTSIKDIPDAQLRETLSNLRAYALNLPNNENTEYTDIDVNTETRNDTDPCDDEKHELVAEQSNLLCQISKYLSKNKFPPDKDEIILNVLLGGEAFLPSEEFLEIFGRRKKSSSDTENCNCLPSRFINFWQEFITMLHEKEILQKLILRLLELINDETENEQKHLIASLWMKYIVSSLCKIKLAHKIKHRLEHVGENKRRRTSSTILSLKVRDEVDRNFPELRDILWLNVLGEIPSFLTDIDFVRTIISNLNSKFSNHFVEPLLELITPSIRDDVRENLIHFISIYTAGQNIEDQTELVGNENVKTINDFTALFEDHINENIRSDERLEQFNFEDNIKIADLTTRNSNWILEKEKSVDWGSCPIGILPWQLDSMDTVDTSSVVNIISDTGSKDVDIVPGIINSKSLMMRSKINWNSVLGKKKRPKWKKNLGNIDNMVDMAIQIVKKNC; via the exons ATGGCGTTCAAGCGGGATCATCGGAAGCAAGTGCCATGGTTTTCGCT CACCGAGTGGCACGACGTGTACGAACAAATTTATTCCAACGATACGGTTGAGCAGATTAAAGGCTACAAGAGGCTACTGGTATGGAAAGCGAGGCTTCCGAAATTGCCAGTTGGCGTCGAATGCACGCTGGCTATTATGCAAGTCTGCCTCAGAGACAGGGAAATCACCCCAAAGATTGACAAAGGAGATTTACCGGCTTATTATGAGAATGATCTCTGCCTGATGTACTCAACAACGATCATGAGGTTCCTTAATCACATAACCAACATCGGCGAAACTAAGCAATCTTCCCTTTTTCAAATAGCTAAACAGCTTAATATTCCACGATGGATTGTCAACATACGACACGATGCTGCACACGGCCATGAATTACCATCACTCGATGTATTGCGTATAGCTACAAATATACTACTCGAATGGCTACAT GAAGAATATTGGGCAACAGAATTGAAAGCTATGGAAGATAACATTACTAAACAAGCGGAAGAAGAGAATGAGCCAGAAGAAGCACAGACGTTAACGGATTTAATTGAATTGTGGATCGCAGTTGGTTTATATATCCATGCTGGTTACACCTCGATAAAAGACATACCTGATGCACAGTTAAG AGAAACGTTGAGTAATTTACGAGCATATGCTTTGAACTTGCCAAACAACGAAAATACAGAATACACCGATATTGACGTCAATACAGAAACTCGAAATGACACTGATCCCTGTGATGATGAGAAACACGAACTGGTAGCAGAACAAAGCAATCTTTTGTGTCAAATATCTAAATATTTGAgcaaaaacaaatttccacCAGATAAAGACGAAATTATATTGAATGTTCTACTTGGAGGGGAAGCATTCCTTCCAAGCGAAGAATTTCTTGAGATATTTGGGAGGAGAAAGAAATCAAGTTCAGATACTGAAAACTGTAACTGTCTTCCATCacgtttcatcaatttttggCAAGAGTTTATAACAATGTTACATGAGAaggaaattttacaaaaactaATACTGCGGCTATTGGAACTGATAAATGATGAGACAGAGAATGAGCAAAAGCATCTTATTGCATCTTTGTGGATGAAATATATAGTGTCTAGTCTgtgcaaaataaaattagcTCACAAAATCAAACATAGGTTGGAACATGTCGGAGAAAACAAAAGGAGGAGAACTTCGTCAACCATATTGTCTCTCAAAGTTCGAGACGAAGTTGATAGAAACTTTCCCGAACTTAGAGATATTTTATGGCTAAATGTCTTAGGTGAAATTCCCAGTTTCTTGACTGATATAGATTTTGTTAGAACAATCATTTCTAATCTGAATAGCAAATTTTCTAATCATTTCGTTGAACCACTTTTGGAACTGATAACACCCAGCATAAGGGATGACGTCAGGGAAAatcttattcattttatcaGTATTTATACAGCAGGGCAAAATATTGAAGACCAGACTGAATTAGTTGGTAACGAAAATGTCAAAACCATCAATGATTTTACTGCATTGTTTGAAGATCAtatcaatgaaaatatcagAAGTGATGAGCGATTGGAACAGTTCAATTTCGAagataatattaaaatagCAGATCTAACAACCAGAAATTCAAACTGGATACTTGAAAAAG aAAAAAGTGTTGATTGGGGAAGTTGTCCAATTGGAATACTACCGTGGCAGTTGGATTCGATGGACACAGTGGATACAAGTTCGGTGGTCAATATAATAAGTGACACAGGTTCCAAAGATGTTGATATTGTACCAGGAATTATCAATAGTAAAAGTTTAATGAtgagaagtaaaataaattggaACAGCGTTttgggaaaaaagaagagaccaaagtggaaaaaaaatctcggaAACATTGATAACATGGTCGATATGGCAATTcaaattgtgaagaaaaactGTTGA